The sequence below is a genomic window from Micromonospora aurantiaca ATCC 27029.
CACGCTGGCGGCGAACCGCTTCAGGTCCCAGGTGAACGGCCCGACGTACGCCTCGTCGAAGTCGTTGACGTTGAACACGAGCTGCCCGGAGGCGTTCATGTAGGTGCCGAAGTTCTCGGCGTGCAGGTCACCGTGGATCCACACCCGGCTGGTCCGCTCGTCGAGGAACCGGTCGCTGCCGAAGTCGCCGCGCTGGTCGGCGTAGAACAGCGCGGCGCTGCCCCGGTAGAAGGCGAACGGTGACGCCGCCATCTTGCGGAACTTGCGGCGGAACGCCGCCGGGTCGATCGCCATGGACGCGCCGAACTCGTCGGTCAGCACGTCGATGATGAATGCGGAGCGCTTCTCCGCGAGGTCGGTCATGAGCCGCAGGCTAGCCCCGCGCCGCCACCTGGCGGTTCAGCCGACCGGCGGACGTACCGGGGGTGCGGTGAGCGCCTCGACCGGCCGCGCCACAGCGTCCGCCGGGGAGGTGAGCGCGTCGGGCCGGGGCACGCCGCCGATGCCTGACTGCTCGGCGGCGATCTTCTCCTGGAGGCGCAGGATGCCGTGCAGCAGCGCCTCGGGGCGCGGCGGGCAGCCGGGCACGTACACGTCGACGGGGATGAGCTGGTCGACGCCCTTGGTCACCGAGTAGGAGTCCCAGTACGGGCCGCCGCAGTTGGAGCAGGCGCCGAACGAGATCACGTACTTCGGCTCGGGCATCTGGTCGTAGAGCCGCTTGACCGCCGGGGCCATCTTGTCGGTGACGGTGCCGCTGACCACCATGAGGTCGGCCTGCCGGGGCCCGTGGGCGAACGGGATCACGCCGAGCCGCATGAAGTCGTGCCGGCCCATGCTGGTGGCGATGAACTCGATGGCGCAGCAGGCCAGGCCGAAGTTGAACACCCAGAGCGAGTAGCGGCGGCCCCAGTTCAGCACGAACCGGATCGGCTCGCCGAGCACGGCCGGCACCTGCACCTCGGGCCCTCCCCTGTCTGCGAAATTCCGCTGTCCCTGAACCGACAGTCAACCACAGCGCCCGGATCGGCAACCCCCGCAACCGGTACGGGCGTCAGGGCGTGTGACCGGCGTGACCGCGTCGGCGGTACGCACACGGGGAGGACCAGGTGACGGTGACGAGGGAGCCGATGCTCGACGAGCCACCCGAGGGGACAGCGAGGCGCGCCGAGAGGCGCGAGGCGGTCGACTTCGACGGGCTCTACCACGCACACTTCCGGTCCCTGACGCTTCAGCTCACCGCCTACTGCGGTGACCTGTCCCAGGCGCAGGACATGGTGCAGGAGGCGTTCTGCCGGGCGTTCGCCCGCTGGTCCCGGGTGTCCCGCTACGACGATCCGGTGGCCTGGGTCCGCCGGGTGGCCTGGAACCTGGCCACCAGCCGCTGGCGGCGGCTGCGGACGGCCCAGGCGTGGCTGCACCGCCAGCGGGAGGAGTACGTGCCGGGGCCGGGGCCGGACCGGGTCGCGCTGACCGCCGCGCTGGCCGAGCTGCCGCCGCATCAGCGCCGCGCCGTGGTGCTGCACTACCTGGCCGATCTGAGCGTCGCGCAGATCGCGGCGCAGGAGGACGTGCCGGAGGGCACCG
It includes:
- a CDS encoding NADH-quinone oxidoreductase subunit B, which gives rise to MQVPAVLGEPIRFVLNWGRRYSLWVFNFGLACCAIEFIATSMGRHDFMRLGVIPFAHGPRQADLMVVSGTVTDKMAPAVKRLYDQMPEPKYVISFGACSNCGGPYWDSYSVTKGVDQLIPVDVYVPGCPPRPEALLHGILRLQEKIAAEQSGIGGVPRPDALTSPADAVARPVEALTAPPVRPPVG
- a CDS encoding RNA polymerase sigma factor translates to MTVTREPMLDEPPEGTARRAERREAVDFDGLYHAHFRSLTLQLTAYCGDLSQAQDMVQEAFCRAFARWSRVSRYDDPVAWVRRVAWNLATSRWRRLRTAQAWLHRQREEYVPGPGPDRVALTAALAELPPHQRRAVVLHYLADLSVAQIAAQEDVPEGTVKSWLYRGRTALAAKLTTTSEVNHHD